A window of Vulgatibacter sp. genomic DNA:
CAGGAAACCATTCTTCATGATGCGGTTCATTCGGTTCTCCTCCCATGCGGCGCCGTCCCGCGCCGGTCCCCGAGCAGGAGAGCTGTAGCGCTCCCGCTCAGCGTGCAAGGCCCTGAAGCTAGGTCCGCCCCGCCAAGGGGTCAAGAAGTCTGCAAGGCGCAATGCGTCATAGAAAACGATTGGCTCCGCCGCCGTTTCGCCACCCGGAGGACGAGAAAGCGCCGCAGGAACGACGACGGCCCGCCGGATAAGCCGGCGGGCCGCGCATGGCTGGAGGCCTCCCGAACCGGGTTAGTGGACCACACGGGAGGGGACATAGAGGCAGCGCTTCTCCACGAAGCGCTCGATGGTCTCCCGGTAATCCTCCACGGTACGGGTGCCCGTGAGCAGCCACTCGCCACCGACCAGCACCGCGGGCGTCGCCTCGATCCCGTGGCGGCACGCCTCCTCCCAGGGATCGGTGACGAGGCGCTTCGTCCCGCTGTTGCGCAGCGCAGTGCCGAAGCGGCCGATGTCGAGGCCGCAGCGCTCCGCCAGCTCGATCAGGATGTCGTCCCGGGAGACGTTGAGGCCCCGGACCAGCGCCGCCTGCCGCATCGCGGCGAGCATGCGGTCCCGGCCCCCGATCCCGCCGACGATCCGCGCGGCCTCCATGGCGACGAGCGGCGGGAGCGAGGTCCGCGGCGGATCGGCCGAGCGCCACAGCTCCGCCGTGATCCCCTTACCGTCCTTCTCCCGTCCCACCTTGCGCAGCGCCTTGATCTCGGCCTCGCGCTCCTTGTCGGTGGGCACCATCTCCTCCATGCGGAGCGGGTAGGCGCGGTAATCGATCCGCAAGAGCCCGCCGAGCTCGTCGGAGAGCGCGCGGAGCCTCTTGTCGGCGAGCCACGACCAGCCGCAGAGCACGTCGTGGTGGAGGATGATCTCGATCGTTTCCATGTCTTCCTGCGTATCCCTGAAATTCGAAACAACAAACATCAGATCTGGCGCTGGCGGGTCCAGCCGGAGGCCCGGGCCCTGGCGAACTCCACCGCGTGGGCGATGATCGCGCCGGCGACGTCGATCCCCGTGGCGCGTTCCAACCCCTCGATCCCCGGGCTCGAGTTGACCTCGGTGATCTTCGGCCCCGCCGTCGACTCGAGCATGTCGACGCCTGCGACCTCGAGCCCCATCACCCGGGCGGCGCGCACCGCCTCCTCCGCGTAGCTCCGGGAGAGCGCCGCAGGCTCGCCCTGTCCGCCGCGGTGGATGTTGGACCGGAACTCGCCCTGCACCCGGGCCACCCGGCGCATCGCGCCCACCACCCGATCGCCGACCACCAGGGCGCGCACGTCCTTGCCCCGGGACTCGGCGATGAACTCCTGGAGGAGGATCTCCTGGTCGAGGGTCCACATCGTGTCGAGGAGCGACTGCAGCTCCTTGTGCGTGTGGGCGAGCATCACCCCGACGCCCTGGGTGCCCTGCAGCAGCTTCACGATCACCGGCAGGCCGCCGATCAGCTCCACCGCCTTCGCCAGGTCGCGCCGGTCCCGCATCATCACCGTGCGGGGCATGTCGCAGCCGAAGCGGGCGAGGAGCTGCAGGCTCCGCAGCTTGTCGCGGGAGCGGGCGATCGGCACCGAGTTGTTGAGCACCGGCACGCCCATCATGTCGAATTGATTCACCACCGCGAGGCCGTAGGCGGTGATCGAGGCGCCGATCCGGGGGATGACAACGCCGACCCCCTCCACCGCCTTGCCCTCGTAGAAGACCTGGGGCCTGCCCTTCTCCAGCATCAGATCGCAGCGCAGGGTGTCGAGGACCAGGGGCACGTGGCCCCAGGCCTTGATCGCCTCCACCAGCCGCCGCGTGGTGTAGAGCGACTTCTTGCGGGAGAGGACGACGATCTTCATCCGCTCGCCCCGCGGCGGCTTCGCCCGCACCCGGGTCTTCACGGGGCGCGCGCGGCTCTGCCGCTTCTCGTCCTTCGGTGCGTCGGGGGGCGTCTGTGCGCGGGGGCGCGTGCTCATGGGGAAGAGAGTCGAACGGTTCGGGGTTCGAAACGGCCCGCACACTACACGCCGCCCCAGGTCCAGGCCAGCAGCGCGGGTCCCTGCCCCTGCTCCCTCGCATGCCCCACGGGCATGGGCCAGGACCCCTCGAAATCCGCCAAGAGCGCTGCTTGACGCGGGTATCCCGCGGCGATAACGAGTGCCGTTTCACGCGCGGACCCTGGAGAGGCGTCGATGGCCGAGGCCCCGGACTACAAGAAGACGGTCAACCTGCCCAGCACGGGCTTCCCGATGAAGGCGAACCTGCCCCAGCGGGAGCCCGGCATCCTCGAGAAGTGGGCGGAGGGGCGCATCTACGAGAGCCTCCTCGAGCGCAACGCGAAGGGCGGCGAGCGCTTCGTGATGCACGACGGCCCGCCCTACGCGAACAACCACATCCACCAGGGCCACATGCTCAACAAGGTCCTGAAGGACTTCGTGGTGAAGTTCCGCGCGATGGAGGGCAAGGCGGTGCGCTTCGTCCCGGGCTGGGACTGCCACGGCCTCCCCATCGAGCTGCAGGTCGACAAGAAGCTCGGGCCGAAGAAGCGCGAGATGTCGAAGAACGAGATCCGCGACGCGTGCCGGGCCTACGCCACCGAGTGGATCGACGTGCAGCGGAAGGAGTTCCGGCGCCTCGGCATCTTCGCCGAGTGGGAGAACCCCTACCTCACTATGAACTTCGGCTACGAAGCGGCGATCGTGCGGGAGCTCGCCCGCTTCGCCGCCCGCGGCGGCCTCTACCGGGGCAAGAAGCCGGTCTACTGGTGCATCTTCGATCGCACCGCCCTCGCCGAAGCCGAGGTCGAGTACGCCGATCACACCTCGCCCTCGATCTACGTCGGCTTCGATGTCACCGCCGGCCTCCAGCAGCCGGAGCTCCAGGGCGAGAAGGTCCAGGTGGCGATCTGGACCACCACCCCGTGGACCCTGCCCGCCAACCTCGCGGTGGCGGTGCACCCCGAGTTCACCTACGTCGCCTACCGCCTCGGCGATCGCACGGTGATCGTGGCGAAGGATCTGCTCCTGCAGTTCCTCGCTGCGGTGGCCCCCGACCACGTGGCCTTGAAGGACGTGGAGCTCGCAGGCGCCGAGCTCTCCAGCGCCTCCCTCACCGACGCCTCGCGGATCGTCGCCTACGTCGAGGGCAAGGATCTCGAGGGCGTGCGCTACCGCCATCCCTTCCTCGACCGCGAGTCGCAGGTGATCCTCGGCGAGCACGTCACCCTGGAGCAGGGCACGGGCCTCGTCCACACCGCCCCCGGGCACGGCCAGGAGGACTACGAGGTCGGTCTGAAGTACGGCCTCGAGGTGCTCAACCCGGTGGACGACGGCGGCTACTTCACCGACGCCGCCGGCGCGCGCCTCCAGGGCAAGCGGGTCTTCGACGCCAACGCCGAAGTGATCCAGATGCTCACCGAGAGCGCCCACCTGCTCCAGCAGCAGAAGCTCGAGCACAGCTACCCGCACTGCTGGCGCTGCTCGAACCCGGTGATCTTCCGCGGCACCGACCAGTGGTTCATCTCCATGGAGAAGAACGACCTCCGCAAGGAGGCGCTCGAGGAGATCGACAAGGTCCGCTGGATCCCGAAGTGGGGCCGCGAGCGCATCCACGGCATGATCGAGAACCGGCCGGATTGGTGCATCTCCCGCCAGCGCGTATGGGGCACGCCGATCACCGTCCTCTATTGCGAGGGCTGCGACGAGGCGCTGGTCGACGCCGACGTGATGGAGCGCGCCGCGCAGCACATCGAGAAAGAGGGCGGCAACGCCTGGTTCGCGCGGCCCGCCTCCGACTTCGCCGGCGACGCGAAGTGCGGCAAGTGCGGCGGCAGCTCCTTCAAGAAGGAGAACGACATCCTCGACGTCTGGTTCGACTCGGGTGTGTCGTTCGCGGCGGTCCTCGACGGCCAGGAGCACCTCGGCGTGCCTGCCGACCTCTACCTCGAGGGCTCCGACCAGCACCGCGGCTGGTTCCACTCCTCGATGCTCTGCTCGGTGGGCACCCGTGACAAGGCGCCCTACAAGGCGGTGCTCACCCACGGCTTCGTCGTCGACGGCGAGGGCCGCAAGATCAGCAAGAAGCTCGGCAACTACGTCGATCCGCTCAAGCTGATCGAGCGCTACGGCGCGGAAGTAATGCGCCTCTGGGTCGCCTCCGAGGACTACCGCAACGACATCCGCACCTCCGAGGGGATCTTCCAGCAGCTCGGCGAGGGCTACTTCAAGATCCGCAACACGCTGCGCTACCTCCTCTCCAACCTCTTCGACTTCGATCCGAAGCAGCACACCGTGGCCGCCTCGGAGCTGCCGGAGCTGGAGCGGTGGGCGCTGCAGCGTCTCGGCGTCTTCACGAAGCGGGTGCGCAAGGCCTACGAGGACTACGAGTTCCACCTCGCCTACAAGGCGGCGCTCGACTTCTGCGCGGTGGACATGAGCGCGGTCTACCTCGACATCCGCAAGGACCTCCTCTACTGCAACGGCGCCGACTCGAAGGAGCGCCGCGCCACGCAGACGGTGCTCTACGCCATCGCCCGCGATCTGGTGCGGCTGCTGGCGCCGGTCCTCTCCTTCACCGCGGAGGAGGCCTGGGGCTTCCTCCCCGGGGAGGCGGACCGCGAGGCCTCGGTCTTCCACGCAGGCCTTCCCGAGGCTGGCGCCACCGACGAGGCGCTGCTCACCCGCTACGAGCGGCTCCTCGAGGTCCGGGGCGCGGTCTCCAAGCACCTCGAGGTCGCTCGCCGGGAGAAGAAGATCGGCAAGAGCCTCGACGCCCGCGTCGTGCTCGAGGCCGAGGGCGACCTGCTCGCCTTCCTCCGCCAATACCAGGCGGAGCTCCCCACCGAGCTGATCGTCTCGCAGGTGGAGCTGGTCGAGGGCGCCGCCCCGAACGGCCTCCCGGGCGAGGGGGTGGCAGGCCTCACCGTGGCAGTCGAGCAGGCGAGGGGTGAGAAGTGCGTCCGTTGCTGGACCTGGACCACCGAACGCGGCCAGAATCCGGCACATCCCGAGCTCTGCCCCCGGTGCACCGCCGCCGTGGCTGGCTGATCCGCTCGAAGAAGGAACGTTTTGGCCGCGCGCTGGAGACTGCTGCTCTCGATCTTCCTGCTGGTGCTGGTGATCGATCAGGCGACCAAATTCTGGGCGGTGGCGCGGCTCACCCGCGCCTTCGAGATGGAGCAGGCTTCGTCCATCTCGGAGCAGGTCGCGACGTTCCTCGGCGCCGAGAAGCTCGAGCGCCTGCGGACGAGGCCGGTGGTCGCACAGCGCGACCACCTGCGCTTCAAATACGTTGAGAACCCCGGCGCCGCCTGGGGCATGCTCGGCGGCCT
This region includes:
- a CDS encoding DsbA family protein, translated to METIEIILHHDVLCGWSWLADKRLRALSDELGGLLRIDYRAYPLRMEEMVPTDKEREAEIKALRKVGREKDGKGITAELWRSADPPRTSLPPLVAMEAARIVGGIGGRDRMLAAMRQAALVRGLNVSRDDILIELAERCGLDIGRFGTALRNSGTKRLVTDPWEEACRHGIEATPAVLVGGEWLLTGTRTVEDYRETIERFVEKRCLYVPSRVVH
- a CDS encoding RimK family alpha-L-glutamate ligase, with product MKIVVLSRKKSLYTTRRLVEAIKAWGHVPLVLDTLRCDLMLEKGRPQVFYEGKAVEGVGVVIPRIGASITAYGLAVVNQFDMMGVPVLNNSVPIARSRDKLRSLQLLARFGCDMPRTVMMRDRRDLAKAVELIGGLPVIVKLLQGTQGVGVMLAHTHKELQSLLDTMWTLDQEILLQEFIAESRGKDVRALVVGDRVVGAMRRVARVQGEFRSNIHRGGQGEPAALSRSYAEEAVRAARVMGLEVAGVDMLESTAGPKITEVNSSPGIEGLERATGIDVAGAIIAHAVEFARARASGWTRQRQI
- the ileS gene encoding isoleucine--tRNA ligase — translated: MAEAPDYKKTVNLPSTGFPMKANLPQREPGILEKWAEGRIYESLLERNAKGGERFVMHDGPPYANNHIHQGHMLNKVLKDFVVKFRAMEGKAVRFVPGWDCHGLPIELQVDKKLGPKKREMSKNEIRDACRAYATEWIDVQRKEFRRLGIFAEWENPYLTMNFGYEAAIVRELARFAARGGLYRGKKPVYWCIFDRTALAEAEVEYADHTSPSIYVGFDVTAGLQQPELQGEKVQVAIWTTTPWTLPANLAVAVHPEFTYVAYRLGDRTVIVAKDLLLQFLAAVAPDHVALKDVELAGAELSSASLTDASRIVAYVEGKDLEGVRYRHPFLDRESQVILGEHVTLEQGTGLVHTAPGHGQEDYEVGLKYGLEVLNPVDDGGYFTDAAGARLQGKRVFDANAEVIQMLTESAHLLQQQKLEHSYPHCWRCSNPVIFRGTDQWFISMEKNDLRKEALEEIDKVRWIPKWGRERIHGMIENRPDWCISRQRVWGTPITVLYCEGCDEALVDADVMERAAQHIEKEGGNAWFARPASDFAGDAKCGKCGGSSFKKENDILDVWFDSGVSFAAVLDGQEHLGVPADLYLEGSDQHRGWFHSSMLCSVGTRDKAPYKAVLTHGFVVDGEGRKISKKLGNYVDPLKLIERYGAEVMRLWVASEDYRNDIRTSEGIFQQLGEGYFKIRNTLRYLLSNLFDFDPKQHTVAASELPELERWALQRLGVFTKRVRKAYEDYEFHLAYKAALDFCAVDMSAVYLDIRKDLLYCNGADSKERRATQTVLYAIARDLVRLLAPVLSFTAEEAWGFLPGEADREASVFHAGLPEAGATDEALLTRYERLLEVRGAVSKHLEVARREKKIGKSLDARVVLEAEGDLLAFLRQYQAELPTELIVSQVELVEGAAPNGLPGEGVAGLTVAVEQARGEKCVRCWTWTTERGQNPAHPELCPRCTAAVAG